From Deinococcus aquaedulcis, the proteins below share one genomic window:
- a CDS encoding NAD(P)H-dependent glycerol-3-phosphate dehydrogenase: MSALPVLGAGGWGTALAVNAARNGPVTLWARRADFAGRLRQERVNAEYLPGVTLPAHLEVTAHLGEALGDAAFALVVVPSVGVPDLLAVLPRSLGVVLCAKGLAPDGSQLTHLARELGFTRVAVLSGPNHAEEVGRGLPAATVVASRDTGFARTVQAALMTPALRVYTSEDETGVELGGVLKNVMAVAAGLADGLNLGDNAKAAIITRGLREMGRYLKAEGAHEDTVYGLSGLGDLVATATSRHSRNRAAGEAMARGEHPGQGGKVVEGLRTAGLLDAWATAHGHDLPIVRAVAKVTQGEWTPQEGLAQLMEREAKAERH, translated from the coding sequence ATGAGCGCGCTGCCAGTGCTGGGGGCGGGCGGCTGGGGCACGGCCCTGGCGGTGAATGCGGCCCGCAACGGCCCTGTCACCCTGTGGGCCCGCCGCGCTGATTTTGCCGGGCGGCTGCGCCAGGAGCGGGTGAACGCGGAGTATCTCCCGGGCGTCACCCTGCCGGCGCATCTGGAGGTCACGGCTCATCTGGGCGAGGCGCTCGGCGACGCCGCCTTTGCGCTGGTCGTGGTGCCCAGTGTGGGGGTGCCGGACCTGCTGGCGGTGCTGCCCCGGTCGCTGGGCGTGGTGCTGTGCGCCAAGGGCCTGGCCCCGGACGGCAGCCAGCTGACCCATCTGGCCCGCGAACTGGGCTTCACGCGGGTGGCGGTGCTCAGCGGCCCCAACCACGCCGAGGAGGTGGGGCGCGGGCTGCCAGCGGCCACGGTGGTGGCCAGCCGCGACACCGGCTTTGCCCGCACGGTGCAGGCGGCCCTGATGACCCCGGCCCTGCGCGTCTACACCAGCGAGGATGAAACGGGCGTGGAGCTGGGCGGCGTGCTGAAAAACGTGATGGCCGTGGCGGCCGGGCTGGCCGACGGCCTGAACCTGGGCGACAACGCCAAAGCCGCGATCATCACCCGGGGGCTGCGCGAGATGGGCCGCTACCTGAAGGCCGAAGGCGCCCACGAGGACACGGTGTATGGCCTGAGCGGCCTGGGTGACCTGGTCGCCACGGCCACCAGTCGCCACAGCCGCAACCGCGCGGCGGGTGAGGCAATGGCGCGCGGCGAGCATCCGGGGCAGGGCGGCAAAGTGGTGGAGGGCCTGCGCACCGCCGGTCTGCTGGACGCCTGGGCCACCGCCCACGGCCACGACCTGCCCATTGTGCGGGCCGTGGCCAAAGTGACGCAGGGCGAATGGACGCCACAGGAGGGGCTGGCTCAGCTGATGGAACGAGAGGCCAAAGCCGAGCGGCACTAA
- a CDS encoding class I SAM-dependent DNA methyltransferase yields the protein MQQPPFTALAAVYDAIMADVEYDHWADFVLTYARDGGLNTTGRALDLACGTGGFTRELQKAGWQVTGLDASRDMLAEARRRLPDLTFVPGDLRTFDLGQTFDLVTCVFDSLNNLLTPADLEAALGRARAHLRPGGLLAFDVNTRLGVQDLWDGGTIEGLAPLPGSGEVHYHWSHHFDDEAGLGVVQALCRVEGEEFIEVHQERGYDPADLEPLLAEAGFERWDIVEYPDYAPPTPETPRVWVFAWATEARP from the coding sequence ATGCAGCAGCCGCCCTTTACTGCGCTCGCCGCCGTCTACGACGCGATCATGGCGGACGTGGAATACGACCACTGGGCCGATTTTGTGCTGACCTATGCGCGCGACGGCGGCCTGAACACCACAGGGCGGGCCCTGGACCTCGCGTGCGGCACTGGCGGCTTTACCCGTGAGCTTCAGAAGGCGGGCTGGCAGGTCACGGGCCTGGACGCCAGCCGCGACATGCTGGCCGAGGCCCGCCGCCGCCTGCCGGACCTGACATTCGTTCCGGGCGATCTGCGCACCTTTGACCTGGGCCAGACCTTCGATCTGGTGACGTGCGTGTTCGACAGCCTGAACAATCTGCTGACCCCCGCCGACCTCGAGGCTGCCCTGGGCCGGGCCCGCGCCCACCTGCGGCCCGGTGGGCTCCTGGCCTTCGACGTGAACACGCGCCTGGGCGTGCAGGACCTGTGGGACGGCGGCACCATCGAGGGGCTGGCCCCGCTGCCCGGGAGCGGCGAGGTGCACTACCACTGGTCGCATCACTTTGATGACGAGGCAGGCCTGGGCGTGGTGCAGGCGCTGTGCCGTGTGGAGGGCGAGGAATTCATCGAGGTGCACCAGGAACGCGGCTACGATCCGGCGGACCTGGAACCCCTGCTGGCTGAGGCCGGCTTCGAGCGCTGGGACATCGTGGAGTATCCCGATTACGCGCCGCCCACGCCCGAGACGCCCCGCGTCTGGGTCTTTGCCTGGGCGACGGAGGCCCGGCCATGA
- a CDS encoding DUF1802 family protein, with the protein MSFSALKEWDTQAQLLTQGHLSLLVRKGGIMETHDGFEVEHRSFLLYPTFLHQNAAELQAQYQPLLRDDPQPGAIQLPALAEVVAVHKIESLDVALRLEPLQALTAAAIERRFHYRNRPWVHALLLRIRPLTPSLNVPETPEMLGCVSWVPLGDLNVAAGEAVIPEVELQRRQQHLEALIQN; encoded by the coding sequence ATGAGTTTTTCTGCCCTCAAAGAATGGGACACTCAGGCCCAACTCCTCACCCAAGGCCACCTCTCGCTGTTGGTCCGCAAGGGCGGCATCATGGAGACGCATGATGGCTTTGAGGTAGAGCACCGTTCGTTTCTCCTCTATCCCACCTTCCTGCATCAGAATGCTGCCGAGCTGCAGGCGCAGTATCAGCCGCTTCTGCGCGATGATCCCCAACCCGGCGCCATCCAGTTACCTGCATTGGCCGAAGTGGTGGCGGTCCACAAGATCGAGTCGCTGGACGTGGCGCTGCGGCTAGAGCCTCTCCAGGCCCTGACAGCGGCGGCCATTGAGCGGCGTTTTCACTACCGCAATCGCCCCTGGGTTCACGCCCTGCTCCTGCGCATTCGGCCCCTGACGCCGTCCCTCAACGTCCCCGAAACCCCAGAGATGCTGGGGTGCGTGAGCTGGGTGCCTCTGGGAGACCTGAATGTTGCCGCTGGTGAAGCCGTCATACCAGAGGTGGAATTGCAGCGCCGACAGCAGCACCTCGAAGCATTGATCCAGAACTGA
- a CDS encoding DUF2141 domain-containing protein gives MKHMLIAAALGTLTLSACTLAGNPIKKDVTGQLRGFNANQNLGLAIVGFNNGQYTADGTQSQVIDKFLTGGFAVDLPTNLPYGTYRVIVFRDANNNNRYDTGDTVLSADNGKRLVYAQRDNQFAAGTKAGWNLVNPNGDVQTTLLNNYDLNAL, from the coding sequence ATGAAGCACATGCTGATCGCTGCCGCCCTCGGTACCCTCACCCTCAGCGCCTGCACCCTGGCCGGCAACCCCATCAAGAAGGACGTGACCGGCCAGCTGCGCGGCTTCAACGCCAACCAGAACCTGGGGCTGGCCATCGTGGGCTTCAATAATGGCCAGTACACGGCCGACGGCACCCAGAGCCAGGTGATCGACAAGTTCCTGACTGGGGGCTTCGCCGTGGACCTGCCCACCAACCTGCCCTACGGCACTTACCGGGTGATTGTGTTCCGCGACGCGAACAACAACAACCGCTATGACACGGGCGACACGGTGCTCAGCGCCGACAACGGCAAGCGCCTGGTGTATGCCCAGCGAGACAACCAGTTCGCTGCTGGTACCAAAGCGGGCTGGAACCTGGTCAACCCCAACGGTGACGTGCAGACCACGCTGCTGAACAACTACGACCTGAACGCGTTGTAA
- a CDS encoding O-antigen ligase family protein — protein MKTHYTFRSSHIRLLLFALVILPLLINPVVTLSFDDVYLYPKLWWLYGVILPAAVLVMRVHVTQRLIPAFWWLLALAGWLILGGLAVHHSLFTWYGASDRGDGVFMHIVYIIVALAGLTWAQDRGALAVSLCCAQAFAIGTSLLALTNILQQWGLLGVPGEGAFQGVTATLYGGTLGNRGYMGGALALLLPLIVWALPRCSSQQQRWLGTAIGLITWAWLGSWTRGAWLAGGLSLMWLLVWDPLSRQKIVFKPLIFGALLFSLTAIFGPTEGRNLSFLGHDQTQALTNSSGRGFLWKSAIDGIAQKPLMGWGPPGLWRFMATQPSDILLAGDPTGTGMTDIKVIKRLSQSAEQAPSFLIERPDGKKEIIHLAINKVHNEFLDYALTFGIPAGIIFTILLFSGIKQTMFQVTGLSAALMAYSVYLFTWPEIIRFAPIAWLLLGIALTSISKSR, from the coding sequence ATGAAAACCCACTATACGTTTCGCTCTTCCCATATCCGTCTTCTTCTTTTTGCTCTTGTCATCCTGCCTCTGTTGATTAATCCAGTAGTTACTCTCTCGTTTGACGATGTCTACCTCTACCCAAAGTTATGGTGGTTGTATGGGGTGATCCTCCCAGCTGCCGTGCTAGTGATGCGCGTGCATGTCACCCAGCGCCTCATACCTGCCTTCTGGTGGCTTCTAGCGCTAGCCGGATGGCTCATACTCGGCGGGCTCGCTGTGCACCACAGCTTGTTCACTTGGTATGGCGCGTCTGACCGGGGCGATGGCGTATTCATGCACATCGTTTACATCATTGTGGCTTTGGCGGGCCTCACCTGGGCACAAGACCGAGGAGCATTAGCAGTTAGCCTTTGCTGCGCTCAGGCTTTCGCAATAGGCACTTCGCTTCTTGCATTAACCAATATCCTACAGCAATGGGGTTTGCTAGGGGTGCCAGGCGAAGGTGCGTTTCAAGGCGTGACAGCTACTCTGTATGGCGGCACACTCGGTAATCGCGGATATATGGGAGGCGCGCTGGCCCTTCTGCTCCCCCTAATTGTCTGGGCTCTACCAAGGTGCTCATCGCAGCAGCAGCGATGGCTCGGGACGGCCATTGGCTTGATCACCTGGGCTTGGCTGGGATCATGGACTAGAGGTGCTTGGCTGGCAGGTGGGCTTAGTCTGATGTGGCTTCTTGTGTGGGATCCTCTATCCCGTCAAAAGATTGTCTTTAAACCCTTAATTTTCGGGGCACTCCTGTTCAGCTTAACTGCCATATTTGGCCCTACCGAAGGGCGAAATCTTTCTTTTTTAGGCCACGATCAGACTCAGGCTTTGACGAACAGCAGTGGACGAGGATTCCTTTGGAAATCAGCAATTGACGGGATTGCACAGAAGCCTCTCATGGGATGGGGGCCTCCTGGCCTATGGCGTTTTATGGCGACACAACCAAGCGACATCCTGCTCGCTGGAGATCCTACAGGCACCGGCATGACAGATATTAAAGTGATCAAGCGTCTATCCCAGTCAGCAGAACAGGCACCTAGTTTTTTAATTGAACGTCCAGACGGCAAGAAGGAGATCATTCATCTTGCCATTAATAAGGTGCACAACGAATTTCTTGATTATGCTTTGACCTTTGGCATACCAGCAGGCATTATATTCACTATACTTCTTTTCTCAGGCATCAAACAGACGATGTTTCAGGTGACTGGATTATCCGCTGCTCTTATGGCTTATTCTGTCTACCTATTCACATGGCCAGAAATTATAAGATTTGCTCCTATAGCATGGCTGCTCCTGGGTATAGCACTCACTTCAATTTCAAAATCGAGGTGA